In a single window of the Pontibacter russatus genome:
- a CDS encoding PspC domain-containing protein — protein sequence MKRLQYFIESRAFGVCTMLGEKLGIATSSIRLSFIYLSFLTMGSPVLLYLTLAFWMNVQKSLRRERSTVWDL from the coding sequence ATGAAGCGTCTACAGTACTTTATTGAATCCCGGGCTTTTGGGGTATGTACGATGCTGGGTGAGAAGCTTGGCATCGCTACCAGTAGCATCCGGCTGTCGTTTATCTATCTTTCTTTTCTGACCATGGGCTCGCCCGTGCTGCTTTACCTGACGCTGGCGTTCTGGATGAACGTGCAGAAAAGCCTGCGCCGCGAGCGCAGCACCGTATGGGATTTATAG
- a CDS encoding YbaB/EbfC family nucleoid-associated protein, whose translation MFDMFGMMGKMKEVQAKLKEAQEKLKDITVTAESGAGLVKATVNGQRKLLKIEIDETIMNVSDREMVNDLVVAAVNNAMLTAGERAQEEMKKHTEGLLPNIPGLDLGSFGL comes from the coding sequence ATGTTTGATATGTTCGGCATGATGGGCAAAATGAAAGAAGTCCAGGCCAAGTTGAAAGAAGCGCAGGAGAAGCTGAAGGATATAACCGTTACCGCCGAGTCGGGTGCGGGCCTGGTGAAAGCCACGGTGAATGGGCAGCGCAAACTCCTCAAAATTGAGATAGACGAAACCATCATGAATGTGAGTGACCGGGAGATGGTGAACGACCTGGTGGTGGCGGCCGTGAACAACGCCATGCTGACAGCCGGGGAGCGCGCCCAGGAGGAAATGAAGAAGCACACCGAAGGCCTGCTGCCCAACATTCCGGGCTTAGACTTGGGAAGCTTTGGCCTATAG
- a CDS encoding glycosyltransferase family 2 protein, giving the protein MAYSPTHTAIVILNWNGLKFLQEFLPSVVAHSAGCEVIVADNASTDGSVAFLQEHFPQVRLILHPENYGFCEGYNWALCQVEATYYVLLNSDVAVPQGWTQPIIDLMEADAVIAVCQPKIISQQHPGLFEYAGAGGGMLDALGYPYCRGRLFETLEEDRGQYDDVQEIFWATGACMFVRADAYKALGGLEPAFFAHMEEIDFCWRAKNAGYKVLYNGQSAVYHVGGGTLHKSNPRKTYLNFRNGLALLYKNIPSRELFSTMMLRVLLDWVAALRMVLAGQKKDAKAVLKAHRDLLRNRSYWQSRRQAQRQKGSFPDMPGVYRGSIVWQYFVRQKRTVREL; this is encoded by the coding sequence TTGGCCTATAGTCCCACCCACACAGCTATTGTTATCCTGAACTGGAACGGGCTGAAGTTTCTGCAGGAATTCCTGCCGTCGGTGGTGGCGCACAGCGCGGGCTGCGAGGTGATAGTGGCCGACAACGCCTCCACCGACGGCTCCGTGGCTTTTCTGCAGGAGCATTTTCCGCAGGTGCGCCTCATCCTGCACCCAGAAAATTACGGTTTTTGCGAGGGATATAACTGGGCCCTGTGCCAGGTGGAGGCTACCTATTACGTGCTGCTGAACTCCGACGTGGCCGTGCCGCAGGGCTGGACACAACCTATCATTGACCTGATGGAGGCTGATGCCGTCATTGCGGTCTGCCAGCCTAAGATCATCTCGCAGCAGCACCCCGGTCTTTTCGAGTATGCCGGGGCCGGAGGCGGCATGCTGGATGCGCTCGGGTATCCTTATTGCCGGGGCCGCCTGTTCGAGACGCTGGAGGAAGACCGGGGGCAGTACGACGATGTGCAGGAGATTTTCTGGGCCACCGGGGCCTGCATGTTTGTGCGGGCCGATGCATACAAGGCACTGGGAGGATTGGAGCCCGCCTTCTTTGCGCATATGGAGGAAATCGATTTCTGCTGGCGCGCCAAGAATGCCGGATACAAAGTGCTCTACAACGGCCAGAGCGCCGTGTACCACGTGGGCGGCGGCACGCTGCATAAATCCAACCCGCGCAAGACGTACCTCAACTTCCGGAACGGGCTGGCGCTGCTCTACAAAAACATTCCTTCCAGGGAGTTATTTTCAACCATGATGCTGCGGGTGCTGCTGGACTGGGTGGCGGCGCTGCGCATGGTGCTGGCCGGGCAGAAAAAAGACGCCAAAGCAGTGCTCAAGGCGCACCGGGACCTGCTCCGTAACAGGAGCTACTGGCAGAGCAGGCGGCAGGCGCAGCGGCAGAAAGGCAGTTTCCCGGATATGCCGGGCGTATACCGGGGAAGCATTGTATGGCAATACTTTGTGCGGCAGAAACGGACAGTGCGGGAGCTATAA